The sequence below is a genomic window from Bacteroidales bacterium.
TTTTGATGAAACCAATGTTGTTGCTGAGAAAATGGCGCTGGCTCTTGGAAAAATTAAAGGAGCTAAGGATATATTGATAAGCCGCGATAAGGAAAAAACAGAGTTACAGCTAATTCTGGATAACGAAAAAATGACCTCTTTCGGTTTAAATGCAGCAACTGTCGCAAAGTCTATCCGCTATTGCATTACTGGCCTTACTGCTACAAAATATAAAGAAGAAGGAAATGAATACGATATTATCGTGCGTTATGATGCCCAGTTCAGGCATACTACCGAAGACATTGGAAACATAAGTATTTCAACACCTACGGGTAAAGTAATAAAGCTGAGTGAAATTGCAACATTAAAAACTTTTTATTCGCCACCTATTATTCAAAGAGAAAATAAAGTACGTGTTGTTAAAGTAACTTCGGCGCTTTCAGGAACAGATATAGGTACAGTGAAATCGGCACTTGAAAAGGATATTGCCAAAATGGATATCCCTTCAGATGTTACCATAGAATTTGGCGGTAGCGCTGAAAACATGCAGGATGCTTTTCAAAGTATCATCTTATTGTTGCTCCTTTCCATAATACTTGTTTATATAGTTATGGCATCGCAATTCGAATCGTTGACCGAACCATTCATTATCATGTTCTCTATTCCTTTTGCATTCACAGGAGTATTCTTAGGTTTATATATTTTTGGTTCAACTATAAATGTCATTTCATTGATAGGTGCAGTAATGTTAATAGGTATCGTGGTGAAAAACGGTATTATACTGGTTGACTATACGAACCTGGAAGTTGACAGGGGCTATTCATTGAAGCAGGCTGTGATTTCTGCCGGACGATCAAGGTTAAGGCCGGTGCTTATGACTTCGCTGACCATGATTCTTGCGATGATCCCAATGATTTTTTCAAGCGGAAGCGGGTCCGAAACCTGGAAACCTATGGGGATTGCTATTTTTTGCGGTTTAACTTTCTCAACATTAATAACACTAGTATTGATTCCTACTATATATACTATTTTTGGAGTAGGAAAAATTAAAAGAGCACGTAAAGAATTAGAAAAAAATAAATAAAAAAATAATGAAAGCTGTATTTATTTTATATAACCAATCGCTGACCGAAGAGGTTCAGGAAATTTTAGAAAAACTTTCTATAAGAGGTTATTCTCAATGGCTGGATGTAAAAGGCAGGGGCTCGGTAAATGGTAGTCCGCACGAAGGGACACATACATGGCCTGAATTGAATAATGCACATTTAACAATTGTAGATGACGAAAAAGTTCCGGCTCTGTTAGAAAGACTACAATCGCTAAACAAAGAAGTTAAAGAACAAGGTTTGAGAGCTTTTGTTTGGAATATTGAAGGAACCATTTAGTCGTAAGTCGTCCGCTGTAGCGTAGACAAAATACACAAGTCCCAAATACCAGTGTACTAAATTGCATCTTGGTATTTGGGACTTGTAAATTAATCACCGGATTTTTGTTTATAATTAAATTGTAATAAAGTTGGTTTTTTATCCTGGCCTTCGTTTGAAATTAGCATATCGCCATTATTAAAGAAAGTTATTCCTTCGGCTTTATTAAACAGTTCCGTATCGAGTGTTTCAATATGTTCAATAGTGCCATCCATGTTAAAAATAAATAAAAGATGTTCTGTTGCAGAAAGCAAATATAATTTATTTGTTAGCGGATGTATACCAATTGCCGATGTTCTGAAACGGATAATGGGTTCATTAATTGCCCCTCTTTTTTTATTCCTGTATGGTAGATCAATTTTGTTGTTGATGGCAAATTGTTTGATCAATGCCAGGTTAAAATCAAAAACAGGTTCATTACTAAGTTTTTTTGTTTTAAGGTCAAAACCATAAATTACGCGTTTATCTTTATACTCAATTCCTTTTCCTGGTTTACCTTTGCATCCAATTAAAAGCCGGTGATTTTTTTTATCATAACAAAGACCTTCATTATTATTGGCTGGAATGCCTGTAACATAAGATGTCGTTTTAAATTTTTCAGAACGAAATTTTTTTATTTCAAATAGTACTCCATCACTTCTTAAAACATAAATAGTGTTGTCAATCCTGGTAATACCTTCGTAATCGCCATCAATATGAAAAAAGTATTGTTCTTTAATTTTATTATTTAGGGCATCATATAAAAATAAAATTCCATTTTCGTCTTGTATGCAAGCAAATGAAATCGAATCTATTTCTGTAATTCCCGAAATTTCGCGAAGCGTGTCAGGTAAAATATATATCTTATCGGGCTTTGAAAAATTGTAATCAGTAATAACAGTTGCATCATTATTATTTATTGTAGGATTATTGCAGCAGAAGACATTAAGAAATAAAAACATGAATATGCCCGGAATATGCATTTTAAATATCATTTTTCTTTCAATAAATCTCAAGTTGCAAATCAATCAATCTATTCATTCCTTCAACTAGTAATAGCTTGAACCATCCCAGCAATGTGTACATAATTTTTCTTTAGGCAATCCAATAGCATTTACAAGATCGTCAAGCTTTTGGTATTTCAATGAGGTAAGCCCAAGGTCTAATCTTATTTGTTCAACCATTGCTTTGTATTTTTCGGAACAGCAGTTTGAGTATTCTTTCATGTCGGCATTTTCTTTTCCTTCAAGTTTCTTTACTGCTTTATATGTGGCAAGGTCCATATTGGAACGGGAACGGCTAAAGTTTAAATACATGCATGGGTAAGTTAGCGGAGGGCATGCAATGCGCATATGCACTTCTTTCATTCCGGATTGAAATAATGAACAAACATTATCTTTCAGCTGAGTACCGCGAACAATGGAATCGTCAAGGAATACACCGCTTTTTCCTTTGGTTACAGAAACGTTCGGTATCAATTTCATTTTTGCAACAAGATCGCGCATTTGCTGGTTCTGTGGCATAAAGCTACGTGGCCATGTTGGAGTATATTTCGCATAAGGTCTTTTAAGCGGAAGTTGTGCTTTGTTGCTATAACCATAAGCATGACCAATACCTGAATCAGGAATTCCGGCAACAAAATCAACTTTGATATTGTCTTTTACGGCAAGTGCCGAACCACAACGATAACGGCATTCATCTACATTTATATTTTCGTAATATGAAGGTGGATAACCATAGTATACCCAAAGGAAAGAACATACCTGCATTTTATCATACGGCTTTTTTAATTGTTCATATCCGTCAGCAGTGATCTTCACAATTTCGCCGGGACCAATATATTTTTCTATTTCATAACCTAAGTTAGGAAATGCGCAGGTTTCGAAAGTAACAGAATAGGCATTTTCTTTTTTTCCGATGATAATGGGAGTTCTTCCAAGTTTGTCGCGGGCTGCAATGATTCCATCTTTGGTTAAAACTAAAATAGAACAGGAACCTTTAACCATCTCATAAACATTCTGAATTCCTGAAACAAAATCTTTTCCTTCTGCAATAAGCATGGCAACCAGTTCTGTAGGATTAATAGCGCCCTGGCTGTTTTCGGCAAAGGTGTGTTTCATCTTCATATACCGTTCTTCCAGTTCATCGATGTTCACTATTTTGCTAACTGTTGCTACGGCATAGCGCCCCAGGTGCGAGGTAACAATAATTGGCTGCGATTCATTATCGCTGATAACTCCTATACCGCTTTTGCCTTCAAAATCGGGAAGATTGTCTTCGAATTTACTCCTGAAATATCCATTATCCAATTTATGGATTGCACGGTGGAACCCTTTTTCTTTTGAATAGAAAGCCATTCCGGCTCTTTTTGTTCCCAGGTGTGAATGATAGTCTGTGCCATAATATACATCACTTACACAATCATCTTTTGAAACTGCTCCGAAAAATCCGCTCATTACTAATTTGTTTTTTTGAATTTGAAAATTATATTTTGATTCTATTTGTCTGTTTTCAGCCATTTATCAAGCCATGCAAAGAAAGTGCGTTGCCATAAAACACTATTCTGTGGTTTTAAAACAAAATGCGATTCTTCGGGAAAGAAAAGGAATTCGCTTGGAATGCCCTGTAATTGCGCTGCATTAAAAGCTTCCATTCCTTGAGTGTATGGGATACGAAAATCGTTTCCTCCTTCAATTACTAAAATTGGAGTGTCCCATTTCCCTACAAAATTACTTGGTGAAAAATCATAACTTTTTGGTTGTGGATTTTTCCAGTATGCTCCGCCAAGGTCGTGATTAGCGAACCACATTTCTTCGGTGCTGCCGTACCAGCTTTTAAAATCAAACATCCCGCAATGTGCAATGAATGCTTTAAAACGTTTGTTGTGATTCCCGGCC
It includes:
- a CDS encoding amidophosphoribosyltransferase; translated protein: MSGFFGAVSKDDCVSDVYYGTDYHSHLGTKRAGMAFYSKEKGFHRAIHKLDNGYFRSKFEDNLPDFEGKSGIGVISDNESQPIIVTSHLGRYAVATVSKIVNIDELEERYMKMKHTFAENSQGAINPTELVAMLIAEGKDFVSGIQNVYEMVKGSCSILVLTKDGIIAARDKLGRTPIIIGKKENAYSVTFETCAFPNLGYEIEKYIGPGEIVKITADGYEQLKKPYDKMQVCSFLWVYYGYPPSYYENINVDECRYRCGSALAVKDNIKVDFVAGIPDSGIGHAYGYSNKAQLPLKRPYAKYTPTWPRSFMPQNQQMRDLVAKMKLIPNVSVTKGKSGVFLDDSIVRGTQLKDNVCSLFQSGMKEVHMRIACPPLTYPCMYLNFSRSRSNMDLATYKAVKKLEGKENADMKEYSNCCSEKYKAMVEQIRLDLGLTSLKYQKLDDLVNAIGLPKEKLCTHCWDGSSYY